The Candidatus Saccharibacteria bacterium RAAC3_TM7_1 nucleotide sequence CCGGTATTATTACAGGAAGTATTGGTATTCTGATTGCCATCCTCTTACTGGTCGTATATCTTGCAGTTCCATCGTTACAAGCAAACAATAACGACACAGCACGTAAAGCAGACGTTACGAATTTAACAAGCGATGTGATTGACTACCAAGCAAACAATAGAGGCAAGATGCCTAGTAAGTACGAGCTATCGAAAGCTAAGTTAGTTCAAGTTTCAGACATTAAACAGGCTGCTTATGATGGCTACGGGTATGACGGTAACCCTAAGCCTACGCTAGATACAGCAGTCTATACAATTGGCGAAAATTGTAACGGCGAGAAAGCAAATCGTAACTTCTCCATAACAGTCCTACTAGAGAACAATACGGTATATTGCGTAGGTTCTTAGACGCTATATAAGCTATAGCTGTACATAACCAAAAACTGCTAGAAACCCGCCGATTTACAGGGGTATAAGGTATGGATTTTTCATTTCTGCTTATTGTACGCTTATGGTACAAAGTAGTGCCCCACTGAACAGAGCTTGAACTGTAGGCTTGGCTATCCCTACCACACCCCACCAATGTGTAGTTCTATATCTGCATAAACGTTATAATTACAATAATATGGCGCAAGAGACAATATTTTATTCATGGCAATCCGACAACTCGAAGACTCGAAGTTACGTAGAGCGTGCCCTAAAGAAAGCCGTAGAGAGCATTGCAGATGACCCTAGCATCGAATCAGCACCTCGCATAGACAAAGATACACAGGATGTCGCAGGAGCGGTTCACATTGTTGATACTATAAAAAAGAAGATTGATGAGTGCGGCATATTTCTTGCAGACGTATCGCTTGTTGATAAAGCAGCTTCTGGTCGAGCCATCGTCAATCAAAATGTAATGTTTGAACTTGGTTACGCTATCGGCAAGCATAGCGAGTCTAGAGTCATTATGGTGGCTAACGCAGACCTGGGTGATGTAAAGAACCTTCCTTTTGACATCTCACACCATAGAGTCATTCAATTCTCTCCATCCGCCGACCCTAAAGCAACAAAACTCCAGGCTTCACTAGAATCTGCTATCAATATTCATCTGCAAGCATTAGCCGTACAAAACAAAGAATCATTGGTGACTTCGGAAAAGGAAAAGCTACTTACTGCTATAGATAATGGCAAGCCAACTAGAACTCTCGCAAAGAAGTATTTTGAGACTGCGTATAGTCAGTATCTAGGTTTATCCCCAGGTAGGTATAAGGACGGCAACCACCAGCATTACGCCTCCGAGGTCTTCGAGGCATATGAGAAGACGAAACATATTGCACTAGAGCTACACGAAGTATTTGAGGTAGCAGCAGAACACAAAAAGGAAGATGTCTTACTGCAAGCATATAAATCTATTCAAATTGTTTCACAGTACTATGACGTTATGCCCGAGGATGGTGGACAGCTAAGTGAAGTATCGAAGGATTATTACATCCTCGTAGTTAATGAAATCGTCTCACTGTTAATGGGTAGTATTAGCCATGAAAAGCTCTGGGGACTCATGCAAGAAATAGCATCTACAAAGCTAAGCAGAGCGGACATGTACGAAGAAACAAGAACCTTAGACAGGTTATACGGGCATCCTCAAAACCTTCTCAACTACTACAAAGAGCTAAAGAGCGTAAACTATGTGATTCCCATGACTCCACTCATTGCAGAACGTTTCTCCGATAGTCAGGATGTTCTTCAAGCCTACATAGACGGAAGTATGCTGCGTTACTTCCTTGTAGGCAGCTACCCGTGGATTGTAGGCTTGCTATTAGGGAACTCTTGGACAAAGCATATCCCCGAATTCTTCGCCGAGTTTAAGAAGGTATCATTCGTTAATGCGATGATGAAAGTTACAGGCGAAAAAACAGTAGATGAATTCCGTTCAAACATATGGAAACAGGCATCTGCCGACCTTGCGAACTGGAGCTACCCCAATGACAATCTGCTGCCAGCACTTAAGTTTGTGGGCATAGAGACAGAGGGTGACATAGCCAAAAACCAGCAAGTAATTTCGGTATAAGTATTGAGAAAATGAAGCCTCATAAAAATATTGGGCTACATCCGACTAATGCACTTAAGATAGCATTAAAGCTCTTCGATAATAAGCAAACCACTAAGGAAAAAATTAGTCTACTCTTGAACAATCGCTCTGTCAGTAATCTAGAGTCGGTTGATACACCTAAAGATTTTGCGAGCGGTAAAACGATTGATATTAATGCTGGTGAATTACTTGGTATAGGTAGTGTTGCGGCGTATTACAACTGGATGAGTGAAGAGGCTGGAACAGGCAATACGTATCAAGCAGTGGTTGGTATTGAGGATGCTGGAAAAAACCAAATCGAAAGTCAGCTTTCGGATGGGGCAATATATCACGACCAAGTCAATGGAAAAATTCTGGCTCAGCAAGTAATGACCCAAGGCTACTATCCTGATAAATGGATAACTAGCCAAGATGTTATTGATGCAGTAAAAAAGAAGTGTGCAGAACGACACAAGTATCACGAGAATTGCATTCTGATTGTTAATGTCTTCGGAGACAAGGTTAATGTTGACCGCAAAGTAATCTATGACGAGATAAGCAAGCTCTCTGAACCGTTTAGCGATACATACATGGTAGTTTACGGCTTGCCATCGCTGAAAATGGCACACGTCAGTTTTATAAGTGAACCACCTGATACGCGTGGGTTAGCTCTCAAGCTGGAGCGGCACGAATACGAAGACATCTGGCATTTCAACAAGATGGACTAAAGGTATGGAGTTTTCGTTTTTCGTTTATTGCGTACAAACGGCATAAAGTAGTACTACCTCTAATAATACTTATACTACTAGGCTTGTCCGACCCTACCACACCCCACCTAAAGCTAATAAACCTATATATTTAGGTTCAACATATTTCTCGTTAATTAACTATTTAGATTTCTCTATACCTAGTTCTTTGAATGTAGGTCGTTTTTGGCGTTTACGCTGAGGTGCATTTAGTATCATCTCACGTCTTTCAACGCTCTTCTTAACCTTACTAACACTACCTGCAACAGGTGTACTAAACGTCCTATCGTCCCAGTTAGATGTATCTGTAGGTGATTCTTGAGGTGGTAGTTTTGTATCACTCATTAACTCTACTATAGCAAAAACTCCATACTAGAAGCACGTTCAGACTGTACAAGGTTATCAAGCCGTGAGTTTAATGACTCTAGCCCATTCTTTACGCTACCGAAGTTAACTAGCAGGGTATGCAGGCTTGTGAGTATAGGTTCGTTTGAGGACGCAGTACGCCGACCATATAAAATAAGATGCTAGATGGCATCTTATTTTATATTACTGATTTCTGGTTGTTTTTAACCACCGACAACAAAATCATATCCCCAGGCTGTTGGTCCATAAGGCGTGTTGGCACACAGAGTAGCACCAGAACTTGACCAGGTAATAGACACTTCACTCGCACCCTGACCTGAGACATATTTGTATTGTTTGCCGTATTGCTGTACGAGTAAAGCATAGCCTGTGCCTGAAGCCGCGCATAATATCACGTTACTCCCTACTGGGCTAAAAGAGAAGCGGGCTCCCATCGTGGCCGCTTGCGGCCAACTAGTTGGATACGTTCCGTTTTCAGCATTGTACAATTCAAGTTTTTTTGAGACGTTAGACAAGTCACTTTGCATCGATGCATCCCTAGCTCGTTGCTGGATACCGTTGTATGCAACAACAGTAATAGCCGCTAAAACAGCGATCACTACGATTACTATCAGGAGTTCAACAATCGTAAAACCTGTGTGCTTTTTTATAACACTCATGGCTATATTTTAGCAGGTATAGCCCTGAAATTTACGCTATTGTGTTTGCCAGCTCTTCTTTGACACTTGTCAGGCTTGCTTTATATCCCGCCTGGTCGTCGAGAAAGTCGGCATAGTGCGGCAGCGAGGGAAAGAGCGAGATGACCCGCTCTGGCTGAAGCCACTCCGGCCGGCCGATGCCATACCAAGCATGAATGCTTGAGTAAGGATGAGCCTGCCAGTCTTTTGGATCGAGATGGATATAGCGGCTGACAAGTCGCACCTGTTCATCATCAGATAAGCGCGAGGCTCGGTACGTACCTTCAAGCAGTGCACCGGACAAGCCGTATCGTTTATTAAAATAACGGCTATAGCTTGCTAGTACACTCCGCATCAGCTGCGTCATCCCACCTTCGTCTGCCTGATAAACAAGCAGATGAAAATGGTTTGGCATCAGACAGTAGCTAAGGAGTTCTACCTGCCCACGTAGATGAGGATAGGGGTGATGATTGCGGTCATATTGCCGCATCAGCGAGAGACTGCGACTAAAAAGCGTGAGAAACATCTCAAAATCGGCTTCATCTCGATAAATTTTCTGACGACCGCGACCGCGAGCATATACGTGGTAAATACTGTCAGTGATATCTATTTTGAGAACATTTCTCGAGGGCATATATGTATTATATAATAATCCAATAAAATAAGAGGTCTAACCTTTTGGCATACCTCTTCATTGTAATCTCAATGTAAACATCCTGTTATTGTTCGGATCATTGGAGTTGGGGGTGGTGGCCATTGACCACCACCCCCATTTTCCTTGCACCCCTCCCGAAGGTTCAGACCGCATTACACCAGCGCTTGTACGCCGGCAGGCGATTGGTGACGATCTGCCAGACGCCAGCATTGATCTCGCGCTTCCAGGTGCTGGGGTTGTCACCCTCACCAACAGGGGTCGAGCGCACCGATACATCGATGCCGCGCGCGTGCGCCGCCTTGATGTAGGTGGCGTAGCCAGCGTACTTGCGGAACGCGGCCCTGTAGAGCACGTTGGCCTGGTGGATC carries:
- a CDS encoding hypothetical protein (RAAC3_TM7_1_145) is translated as MKPHKNIGLHPTNALKIALKLFDNKQTTKEKISLLLNNRSVSNLESVDTPKDFASGKTIDINAGELLGIGSVAAYYNWMSEEAGTGNTYQAVVGIEDAGKNQIESQLSDGAIYHDQVNGKILAQQVMTQGYYPDKWITSQDVIDAVKKKCAERHKYHENCILIVNVFGDKVNVDRKVIYDEISKLSEPFSDTYMVVYGLPSLKMAHVSFISEPPDTRGLALKLERHEYEDIWHFNKMD
- a CDS encoding hypothetical protein (RAAC3_TM7_1_143) — protein: MVTKDSKHSGGQGLATASLTLGIISIPLLGVGAILGILAIIFGAVSLRQNQGRKKSVAGIITGSIGILIAILLLVVYLAVPSLQANNNDTARKADVTNLTSDVIDYQANNRGKMPSKYELSKAKLVQVSDIKQAAYDGYGYDGNPKPTLDTAVYTIGENCNGEKANRNFSITVLLENNTVYCVGS
- a CDS encoding hypothetical protein (RAAC3_TM7_1_146), yielding MSDTKLPPQESPTDTSNWDDRTFSTPVAGSVSKVKKSVERREMILNAPQRKRQKRPTFKELGIEKSK
- a CDS encoding hypothetical protein (RAAC3_TM7_1_147) — translated: MSVIKKHTGFTIVELLIVIVVIAVLAAITVVAYNGIQQRARDASMQSDLSNVSKKLELYNAENGTYPTSWPQAATMGARFSFSPVGSNVILCAASGTGYALLVQQYGKQYKYVSGQGASEVSITWSSSGATLCANTPYGPTAWGYDFVVGG
- a CDS encoding hypothetical protein (RAAC3_TM7_1_148), which produces MPSRNVLKIDITDSIYHVYARGRGRQKIYRDEADFEMFLTLFSRSLSLMRQYDRNHHPYPHLRGQVELLSYCLMPNHFHLLVYQADEGGMTQLMRSVLASYSRYFNKRYGLSGALLEGTYRASRLSDDEQVRLVSRYIHLDPKDWQAHPYSSIHAWYGIGRPEWLQPERVISLFPSLPHYADFLDDQAGYKASLTSVKEELANTIA
- a CDS encoding hypothetical protein (RAAC3_TM7_1_144) codes for the protein MAQETIFYSWQSDNSKTRSYVERALKKAVESIADDPSIESAPRIDKDTQDVAGAVHIVDTIKKKIDECGIFLADVSLVDKAASGRAIVNQNVMFELGYAIGKHSESRVIMVANADLGDVKNLPFDISHHRVIQFSPSADPKATKLQASLESAINIHLQALAVQNKESLVTSEKEKLLTAIDNGKPTRTLAKKYFETAYSQYLGLSPGRYKDGNHQHYASEVFEAYEKTKHIALELHEVFEVAAEHKKEDVLLQAYKSIQIVSQYYDVMPEDGGQLSEVSKDYYILVVNEIVSLLMGSISHEKLWGLMQEIASTKLSRADMYEETRTLDRLYGHPQNLLNYYKELKSVNYVIPMTPLIAERFSDSQDVLQAYIDGSMLRYFLVGSYPWIVGLLLGNSWTKHIPEFFAEFKKVSFVNAMMKVTGEKTVDEFRSNIWKQASADLANWSYPNDNLLPALKFVGIETEGDIAKNQQVISV